The following coding sequences are from one Triticum aestivum cultivar Chinese Spring chromosome 5A, IWGSC CS RefSeq v2.1, whole genome shotgun sequence window:
- the LOC123101864 gene encoding ankyrin repeat-containing protein NPR4 — MANKAGDTPLHAAVKHGRTVAAALHIAAALHIAAREGLADVVAKIASQPWVHERYDPSDSGTPLHQAILGGHTRVVEILPEVTWILDIGLTDSSENNLLHYAAQKNNARLVKLLLNRKSDLAYRRNRKLMSPLHVAADHGSTEAMKEMLTRCPDVTEMVDSIGRNALHVAIDSDKVDVLRCGACSSTCAAWRLSTGSTTEATRRFIWPPR, encoded by the exons ATGGCCAACAAGGCCGGCGACACCCCGCTGCACGCGGCGGTGAAGCACGGCAGGA CTGTCGCCGCTGCACTGCACATCGCCGCTGCATTGCACATCGCCGCCCGGGAGGGCCTCGCCGACGTCGTGGCCAAGATCGCCAGCCAGCCCTGGGTCCACGAGAGGTATGACCCTTCCGACTCCGGCACCCCCCTGCACCAGGCCATCCTCGGCGGCCACACCC GGGTGGTGGAGATTTTGCCGGAGGTGACGTGGATCCTGGATATAGGGCTGACGGACTCGAGCGAGAACAACCTCCTGCACTACGCGGCGCAGAAGAACAACGCACGCCTGGTGAAGCTGTTACTCAACCGGAAGTCGGATCTCGCCTACAGGAGGAATCGGAAGCTCATGTCCCCGCTCCACGTCGCCGCCGACCACGGCTCAACAGAGGCAATGAAAGAGATGCTGACGCGGTGCCCCGACGTGACGGAGATGGTTGATAGTATCGGCAGGAACGCGTTGCATGTGGCCATCGACAGCGACAAAGTGGACGTGCTCCGGTGCGGTGCCTGCTCAAGTACGTGCGCGGCGTGGAGATTATCAACCGGGTCGACCACGGAGGCAACACGCCGCTTCATCTGGCCGCCTCGTTAA